The following coding sequences lie in one Panicum virgatum strain AP13 chromosome 6N, P.virgatum_v5, whole genome shotgun sequence genomic window:
- the LOC120679032 gene encoding protein FLX-like 1: MAGRHRVPRQYHDDPRGYRDAPPLSRTRATSPRRLEEELSSRRAEMRRIREDNQRLADEIVGLRQTRPRLKEDLHASSQAVPKLRAEKELESRELTQRNLKLEAELRSLEPLRQDALHLRSEVDKLQAFRQELATKVQGLLKELEHQKSESQKIPTMIAERDALRQDLIQARASLEYEKNAKPELTAQVQAMEKDLVAMAQEAEMLRADIAKRRAHSFSSHGTYGAPLSTSGMSLQGMYDGGYTSMGSRYGTGPWGSHDPRGYPQP, from the exons ATGGCAGGAAGACACCGTGTACCCCGTCAATACCATGATGACCCTCGAGGATACCGTGATGCTCCTCCCCTATCGCGAACAAGGGCTACCTCTCCACGTCGCTTGGAGGAGGAATTGTCTAGTCGCCGTGCCGAGATGCGCAGAATCCGTGAAGACAATCAGCGTCTGGCAGATGAAATTGTTGGTCTCAGGCAAACCAGGCCTCGTTTGAAAGAAGACCTCCACGCCTCAAGTCAGGCTGTACCTAAGCTCCGGGCAGAGAAAGAACTTGAATCGAGGGAGCTAACTCAGAGGAATCTGAAGCTGGAAGCTGAGCTACGTTCCTTGGAACCCCTTAGGCAAGATGCTTTGCATCTGCGATCTGAAGTGGATAAACTACAGGCTTTTAGGCAAGAGCTGGCTACAAAGGTTCAGGGTCTATTAAAAGAGCTTGAGCATCAGAAATCTGAAAGCCAGAAAATACCTACTATGATAGCTGAGCGTGATGCTCTGCGGCAAGATTTGATCCAGGCTAG GGCATCACTTGAGTATGAGAAGAATGCAAAGCCAGAGTTGACAGCACAGGTGCAAGCAATGGAGAAGGATCTTGTAGCTATGGCTCAGGAGGCTGAGATGCTGAGGGCTGACATTGCAAAGAGAAGGGCACATA GTTTCAGCAGCCATGGAACTTATGGTGCACCTTTGTCGACTTCTGGGATGAGTTTGCAAGGCATGTATGATGGTGGATATACTTCGATGGGGAGTCGCTATGGAACTGGGCCTTGGGGATCACATGACCCTCGTGGTTATCCACAACCATAA